From a single Adhaeribacter swui genomic region:
- a CDS encoding transglutaminase-like domain-containing protein codes for MTNQEIKALISLLDDEDQEIAVHVEDKLVSLGEPVIPFLEEHWEESINPDVQKKIEDLIHKLQYESLTNRLANWRKSGAENLIEGMWLVNTYQYPDADLAIINKTLDQIYYEAWLHIKPDMHPYDQIKALNHVLFRIYKFSANTKNFHSPANSMLHLALETQRGNPLTLCVIYLTIAQKLGLPVYGVNLPNLFILTYKKDNYQFYINVYNRGLILSKTDIDSYILQLNLHPVDIFYEPCSNLDIVKRALRNLAVSFEKLNEAEKATEVNKLIDAVTDESGLTIPRELGNEENESDFESGEDDDIID; via the coding sequence GTGACAAATCAAGAAATAAAAGCTTTAATATCTTTATTAGACGACGAAGACCAGGAAATTGCGGTGCACGTTGAAGATAAATTGGTGTCGTTGGGTGAGCCGGTAATTCCTTTTTTAGAAGAACACTGGGAAGAAAGCATTAACCCCGATGTACAGAAAAAAATTGAAGATTTAATACATAAGCTGCAATACGAGTCGTTGACCAACCGGCTGGCTAATTGGCGGAAAAGCGGCGCCGAAAACTTAATCGAAGGCATGTGGCTGGTAAATACCTACCAATACCCCGACGCCGACTTGGCAATAATCAACAAAACGCTGGACCAAATTTACTACGAAGCCTGGTTACATATAAAACCAGATATGCACCCCTACGACCAGATTAAGGCGTTGAATCACGTTTTATTCCGGATTTACAAATTTTCGGCCAATACCAAAAATTTTCATTCGCCAGCCAACTCCATGTTGCACCTGGCTTTGGAAACGCAACGGGGTAATCCTTTAACTTTGTGCGTTATATACCTGACCATAGCCCAAAAATTAGGCTTACCCGTTTACGGCGTTAACCTGCCCAATTTATTTATTCTGACTTATAAAAAGGATAATTATCAGTTTTATATTAATGTGTATAACCGCGGTTTAATTTTATCTAAAACCGACATCGATTCGTATATTTTGCAATTAAACCTGCACCCGGTAGATATTTTTTACGAACCTTGCTCTAACCTGGATATTGTAAAACGGGCCTTACGGAACTTAGCCGTTTCTTTCGAAAAATTAAACGAAGCCGAAAAAGCCACCGAGGTAAACAAATTAATTGATGCCGTTACCGACGAATCCGGATTGACCATCCCCCGGGAATTGGGCAACGAAGAAAATGAAAGTGATTTTGAATCCGGAGAAGACGATGATATAATAGATTAA
- a CDS encoding N-acetylmuramoyl-L-alanine amidase family protein: MRNIVLFLLPALIFVFSGFSTNLKRRDNRLRTVVIDAGHGAHDNGCSGKFSKEKDVALKVALQLGNLIEENLPEVKVIYTRKSNVFVELIDRAGIANKNNADLFISIHCNSGPSSAFGTETFTMGLHTSEGNLKVAKRENSVILKEEGYKENYDGFDPNSPQSHILLSLRQSAYMDNSLRFAQKVEHQFENKVNRKSRGVKQAGLIVLWKSAMPSVLIETGFLTNPEEEKFLNDKTGQSYIASGIYRAFKEYKQELEASN, translated from the coding sequence GTGAGAAATATTGTTTTATTTTTATTGCCGGCCCTGATTTTTGTTTTTTCTGGATTTAGTACGAACCTTAAACGTCGCGATAACCGCTTGCGCACTGTGGTAATTGACGCAGGCCACGGCGCCCACGATAACGGTTGCAGTGGTAAATTTTCGAAAGAAAAAGATGTTGCCCTAAAAGTAGCCTTGCAGTTAGGCAACCTGATCGAAGAAAACCTACCGGAAGTAAAGGTTATTTATACGCGCAAAAGCAACGTATTCGTAGAGCTAATCGACCGGGCAGGTATTGCCAATAAAAATAACGCCGATTTATTTATCTCCATTCATTGTAATTCCGGGCCAAGCTCTGCTTTCGGCACCGAAACCTTTACCATGGGGCTGCATACGTCCGAAGGGAATTTAAAAGTAGCCAAACGCGAAAACTCCGTTATTTTAAAAGAAGAAGGGTATAAAGAAAACTACGACGGCTTTGACCCTAATTCGCCGCAAAGCCACATTTTGTTATCGCTGCGGCAAAGCGCTTACATGGATAACAGCCTGCGTTTTGCCCAAAAAGTAGAGCACCAGTTTGAAAATAAGGTAAACCGCAAAAGCCGCGGCGTAAAGCAAGCGGGCTTAATTGTGCTCTGGAAATCGGCGATGCCCAGCGTTTTAATCGAGACCGGATTTTTAACAAATCCCGAAGAAGAAAAATTTCTCAACGATAAAACCGGACAATCGTATATTGCATCAGGCATATACCGGGCTTTTAAAGAGTACAAGCAAGAACTCGAAGCCTCAAACTAA
- a CDS encoding acyl-CoA carboxylase subunit beta, with protein sequence MDQNIDFFKNEDVLKQQVYQLKNRLAKVYLGGGEKRLQAQREKGKLTARERIAYLLDSSTEYLEIGAFAGENMYPEHGGCPSGGVVVVIGYVKGRQCVVVANDASVKAGAWFPITAKKNLRAQEIALENKLPIIYLVDSAGVYLPLQDEIFPDKEHFGRIFRNNAVMSASGIIQISAIMGSCVAGGAYLPIMSDEAIIVEQTGSIFLAGSYLVKAAIGETVDNETLGGATTHSEISGVTDYKFKTDQECLDAIRNIFDKIGEPPKAGFNRVAPLPPKLNPAEIYGYLPADRVKPYDMMELIYRLVDNSEFEPYKELYGQTLICGLARIDGWAVGIVANQRKIVKTKKGELQMGGVIYSDSADKAARFIMNCNQKKIPLVFLQDVSGFMVGSKAEHGGIIKDGAKMVNAMANSVVPKLTIIIGNSYGAGNYAMCGKAYDPRLIFAWPTAQMAVMSGAAAANTLLQIQVASLKSKGETITPEAEKELLEKITSTYNEQLSPYYAAARLWVDGIIDPLETRQVISMGIAAANQAPLEKAFNVGVIQT encoded by the coding sequence ATGGATCAAAATATCGATTTTTTTAAAAATGAAGATGTTTTAAAGCAGCAGGTTTATCAACTAAAAAACCGGTTGGCAAAAGTATACCTGGGCGGCGGGGAAAAACGGCTGCAGGCGCAGCGCGAAAAAGGGAAATTAACCGCCCGCGAACGCATCGCCTACTTATTAGATAGCTCCACGGAATACCTGGAAATTGGCGCTTTTGCCGGCGAAAACATGTACCCGGAGCACGGCGGTTGCCCCAGCGGAGGCGTAGTTGTAGTAATTGGGTACGTAAAAGGCCGGCAATGCGTAGTAGTGGCCAACGACGCCAGTGTTAAAGCCGGTGCCTGGTTTCCGATTACGGCCAAGAAAAACTTACGCGCCCAGGAAATAGCCCTGGAAAACAAATTGCCCATTATTTATTTGGTAGATAGCGCCGGCGTTTACCTGCCCTTGCAAGACGAGATATTTCCGGATAAAGAACATTTCGGCCGTATTTTCCGAAACAACGCGGTTATGTCGGCCAGCGGCATTATTCAGATTTCGGCCATTATGGGGAGCTGCGTGGCGGGAGGCGCTTATTTACCCATTATGTCGGACGAGGCCATAATTGTGGAGCAAACCGGGTCTATTTTTCTGGCGGGTTCTTATTTGGTTAAAGCGGCCATTGGCGAAACGGTAGATAACGAAACTTTGGGCGGCGCTACCACCCACTCCGAAATCTCTGGGGTAACGGATTATAAGTTTAAAACTGATCAGGAATGCCTGGACGCTATTCGCAATATTTTTGATAAAATAGGGGAGCCCCCAAAAGCCGGCTTTAATCGGGTTGCACCCTTGCCACCCAAATTAAATCCTGCGGAAATATACGGCTATTTGCCCGCCGACCGGGTAAAACCTTACGACATGATGGAGCTGATTTATCGCCTGGTAGATAATTCGGAATTTGAACCTTACAAAGAGCTTTACGGGCAAACTTTAATCTGCGGGTTGGCCCGGATTGATGGTTGGGCCGTTGGCATTGTTGCGAACCAACGCAAAATAGTAAAAACTAAAAAAGGCGAATTGCAAATGGGTGGCGTTATTTACTCCGATTCGGCGGATAAAGCAGCACGGTTTATTATGAACTGTAACCAGAAGAAAATTCCTTTGGTGTTTTTGCAGGATGTTTCCGGGTTTATGGTAGGCAGCAAAGCCGAACACGGCGGTATTATTAAAGACGGGGCTAAAATGGTAAATGCCATGGCTAACTCCGTGGTGCCAAAGCTTACCATTATCATTGGCAATTCGTACGGGGCCGGCAATTACGCCATGTGCGGCAAGGCCTACGATCCCAGATTAATATTCGCTTGGCCTACCGCGCAAATGGCCGTGATGAGTGGTGCCGCTGCGGCAAACACGCTATTGCAAATACAAGTTGCTTCTTTAAAAAGTAAAGGCGAAACCATTACCCCCGAAGCCGAAAAAGAACTTTTAGAAAAAATTACTTCCACGTACAACGAGCAACTGTCGCCGTATTATGCCGCAGCCCGCTTGTGGGTAGATGGCATAATTGATCCCCTGGAAACGCGCCAGGTAATATCCATGGGCATTGCCGCCGCCAATCAAGCTCCGCTAGAAAAAGCGTTTAATGTGGGCGTAATTCAAACCTGA
- a CDS encoding MarC family protein, which translates to MEILLATFSALFSVVNPFGAMPVFLTLTQDDTPERRRQQALKACFYMIGILTVFFLAGQYILNFFGLRIHDLRIAGGIMILKAGADLITPKSDPGRKVSKESVEESIAKPDISFTPLAMPMLSGPGAIAVSIGLFTQSLSYADMGLIILAIMLLAIPTYYILIFSPRLIQIMGKAGLEALSKIMGFIVLSLGVNFITSALIALFK; encoded by the coding sequence ATGGAAATTTTACTGGCTACTTTTTCGGCTCTGTTTTCGGTGGTTAATCCATTCGGGGCCATGCCAGTATTTTTAACCCTTACCCAGGACGATACTCCCGAACGCCGGCGTCAGCAAGCCTTAAAAGCTTGCTTTTACATGATTGGTATTTTAACGGTCTTTTTCCTGGCCGGTCAGTATATTTTAAATTTTTTCGGTTTACGTATTCACGATTTGCGCATTGCCGGCGGCATTATGATTTTAAAAGCCGGGGCCGATTTAATTACCCCCAAATCAGATCCTGGCCGAAAAGTTTCTAAAGAATCGGTGGAAGAAAGTATTGCTAAACCGGATATTTCTTTTACGCCGCTGGCTATGCCGATGCTTTCGGGGCCCGGCGCCATTGCGGTAAGTATTGGTTTATTTACCCAATCTTTATCCTACGCCGATATGGGCTTGATTATTCTGGCCATTATGTTGCTGGCCATACCTACCTATTACATTTTAATTTTTTCGCCCCGGCTTATTCAAATTATGGGTAAAGCCGGCCTGGAGGCTTTATCTAAAATCATGGGTTTTATTGTGCTCTCCCTGGGTGTAAACTTTATTACCTCCGCTTTAATTGCTTTGTTTAAATAG
- a CDS encoding 5-(carboxyamino)imidazole ribonucleotide synthase has product MQGEIRLGILGGGQLGRMLLQAGIDLNLYTLILDPDAEAPCKSLCDEFFVGSFADYDTVYNFGKKCDVVTIEIEHVNTDALLKLKQEGVKVFPEPEVIKIIQDKGLQKEFYCHNGIPTADFRLLQNKAELIENADFLPAFQKLRTLGYDGRGVTRLTSSADFEKSFEAPTVLEKLVDYEKELSVIVARNPNGEVSCFPAVELVFHPVHNLVDYLFSPAAISPEVEQKAQKVAKRVIQALNMVGLLAVEMFLTKDGEILVNEVAPRPHNSGHHTYKANLTSQFEQHLRAILNLPLGNTQSHSAAVMLNLLGEPGYSGLAQYEGLQEALALPGVSIHLYGKKITRPARKMGHVTITANTVAEATQKANQVKEVIKVKA; this is encoded by the coding sequence ATGCAAGGAGAAATTAGACTCGGTATTTTGGGCGGCGGCCAATTAGGTCGTATGCTGCTGCAGGCCGGGATTGATTTAAATTTATATACTTTAATTCTGGACCCGGACGCCGAAGCCCCCTGTAAATCGTTGTGCGACGAATTTTTTGTGGGCAGCTTCGCCGATTACGATACCGTTTACAACTTCGGTAAAAAGTGCGACGTGGTAACCATTGAAATTGAACACGTAAACACCGATGCCTTATTAAAGTTAAAACAAGAAGGAGTAAAGGTATTTCCAGAGCCGGAAGTCATTAAAATCATTCAGGATAAAGGCTTGCAAAAAGAGTTTTACTGCCACAATGGTATTCCTACCGCCGACTTCCGTTTACTGCAAAATAAAGCTGAATTAATTGAAAATGCGGATTTTTTACCGGCATTTCAAAAATTACGCACTTTGGGCTACGATGGCCGCGGCGTAACCCGGTTAACCAGTTCAGCCGATTTCGAGAAAAGTTTTGAAGCGCCCACGGTGTTAGAAAAACTAGTAGATTACGAAAAAGAGCTGTCGGTTATTGTGGCGCGTAATCCCAATGGGGAGGTAAGTTGCTTTCCGGCGGTAGAATTGGTTTTTCATCCGGTTCATAATCTGGTAGATTACCTGTTTTCGCCGGCGGCCATATCGCCGGAAGTGGAACAAAAAGCCCAGAAAGTAGCCAAGCGCGTAATACAAGCCTTAAACATGGTAGGTTTGCTAGCCGTAGAAATGTTCTTGACTAAAGACGGGGAAATTTTAGTAAACGAGGTAGCGCCGCGGCCGCACAATAGTGGGCATCATACGTATAAAGCCAATCTTACCTCGCAGTTTGAACAGCATTTGCGAGCTATTTTAAATTTGCCTCTGGGTAATACCCAAAGCCATAGTGCGGCTGTTATGTTAAATTTACTCGGGGAACCCGGTTACTCCGGATTAGCGCAGTACGAAGGTTTGCAAGAAGCATTAGCCTTACCGGGAGTAAGCATTCATTTATACGGCAAAAAAATTACGCGGCCTGCTCGCAAAATGGGTCACGTTACCATTACGGCCAACACGGTAGCAGAGGCTACGCAAAAAGCAAATCAGGTTAAAGAAGTAATTAAAGTAAAAGCATGA
- the hemE gene encoding uroporphyrinogen decarboxylase, whose translation MELKNDLILRAALGEPTERTPVWLMRQAGRILPEYRAVRSSVSGFKELVETPELASEVTIQPVDILGVDAAIIFSDILVVPEAMGCTYEMIEQRGPIFPRTIQTAEDINQLRVDDAHFQLHYVYEALRITKRALNGRVPLIGFAGAPWTILAYMVEGSGSKTFSKARKFLYTSPELAHTLLDKITTVTINYLQAQVEAGAAMLQIFDSWAGILPPAHYHEFSTRYISRICEVITAVPITVFAKGAFFALADFAQLDCQTIGLDWNMNIADSRATVGLNKTLQGNLDPCALYGSFDSIRNETIAMLQAFGPTRHIANLGHGVYPDTDPDKVKCFIDTVKEYSTKINAPQTIT comes from the coding sequence ATGGAGTTAAAGAATGATTTAATTTTACGCGCCGCTCTGGGCGAACCTACCGAACGCACCCCCGTTTGGTTAATGCGGCAGGCTGGACGTATTTTACCGGAATACCGCGCGGTACGCAGCAGTGTGAGCGGCTTTAAAGAATTAGTAGAAACCCCGGAATTAGCTTCGGAAGTTACCATCCAACCGGTGGATATTCTGGGCGTAGATGCCGCCATTATTTTTTCGGATATTCTGGTTGTGCCGGAAGCCATGGGTTGCACCTACGAAATGATAGAACAACGCGGCCCCATTTTTCCTAGAACTATTCAAACCGCCGAAGATATTAACCAATTGCGCGTAGACGATGCTCATTTTCAGTTACATTACGTGTACGAGGCACTCAGAATAACTAAACGCGCCCTGAACGGCCGGGTTCCTTTAATTGGTTTTGCCGGCGCTCCCTGGACTATTCTGGCTTATATGGTAGAAGGCAGCGGCTCTAAAACGTTTAGCAAAGCCCGCAAGTTTTTGTATACCTCGCCGGAATTAGCGCACACGTTGCTCGATAAAATTACTACCGTAACCATAAACTACTTACAGGCCCAGGTAGAAGCCGGCGCCGCTATGTTGCAAATTTTTGATTCCTGGGCAGGTATATTGCCACCGGCACATTATCACGAATTTTCGACGCGCTACATTTCCCGCATTTGTGAAGTCATTACGGCTGTACCTATTACGGTATTTGCCAAAGGCGCCTTTTTTGCGTTAGCTGATTTTGCCCAGTTGGATTGCCAAACCATTGGCTTAGACTGGAACATGAACATTGCCGACTCCCGGGCCACGGTTGGATTAAATAAAACACTGCAAGGTAACCTGGATCCCTGCGCTTTATATGGTTCTTTTGATAGTATCCGGAACGAAACCATTGCCATGTTGCAGGCCTTTGGCCCTACCCGGCACATTGCCAATTTAGGCCACGGCGTTTACCCCGATACCGATCCGGATAAAGTAAAATGCTTTATTGATACCGTAAAAGAATACAGCACTAAAATAAACGCACCACAAACCATTACTTAA
- a CDS encoding MlaD family protein, with protein MKFAKEIKVALLGIVAIVMLYFGYTFLRGSDFFSSNTTYYVEYDSVDGLNISAPIVLNGVKIGTVADMYILKDKNNKIRVTLAVDDDITVGDSTIASLSNSDLLGGKAITLFLRPNSKKYNGGETLKPFVEKSITDMLTAKAMPVLGTVDSTLVKLNSFFNEDAKRSIQATILNTQATTEAVKNLMLANQRNINQITSNMADLTSSLKTTEQKFSRLASNLSQITDTLKNTPINSTVRQLNATVAEAQTMIQKFNQDSGTLGKIMNDDSLYRNMNASTESLNALLQDLKANPKRYVHFSLIGGGTKVKQADNVKSADKVRNANTVENTGVVGEVRNK; from the coding sequence GTGAAATTTGCAAAAGAAATAAAAGTAGCATTACTGGGTATCGTAGCCATTGTAATGCTTTATTTTGGTTACACCTTCCTTCGCGGATCCGATTTTTTCTCGTCCAACACCACTTATTACGTCGAGTACGATAGCGTAGACGGCTTAAACATATCAGCTCCCATTGTTTTAAACGGGGTAAAAATAGGTACCGTAGCCGACATGTATATTCTGAAAGATAAGAATAACAAAATACGGGTAACCTTGGCGGTAGATGATGATATAACCGTGGGGGATTCTACGATAGCCAGTTTATCGAACAGCGATTTGCTGGGCGGCAAGGCTATTACCTTGTTTCTGCGGCCTAATTCTAAAAAGTACAATGGCGGCGAAACTTTGAAACCATTCGTAGAGAAGAGCATTACCGATATGCTGACGGCCAAAGCTATGCCGGTATTGGGTACCGTGGATTCTACTTTGGTTAAATTAAATTCGTTCTTTAACGAAGATGCCAAGCGGAGTATACAAGCTACAATTTTAAATACCCAGGCCACTACCGAAGCGGTAAAAAACTTAATGCTCGCCAACCAGCGCAACATTAACCAGATTACCTCGAACATGGCCGATTTAACCAGTTCTTTAAAAACTACCGAGCAAAAGTTTAGCCGGTTGGCCAGCAACTTAAGCCAGATTACCGATACTTTAAAAAATACGCCGATTAACAGCACGGTACGGCAGTTAAATGCCACGGTAGCCGAAGCCCAAACCATGATCCAGAAGTTTAACCAGGATAGCGGCACGTTGGGCAAAATTATGAACGACGATTCGTTGTACCGCAACATGAACGCTTCTACTGAAAGCCTCAACGCTTTGCTGCAAGATTTAAAAGCGAATCCTAAACGGTATGTGCATTTTTCTTTAATTGGGGGCGGCACCAAAGTAAAACAAGCCGATAATGTAAAATCAGCGGATAAAGTGCGCAACGCAAATACCGTAGAAAATACCGGGGTGGTAGGCGAAGTGCGAAATAAATAA